From the genome of Methyloprofundus sedimenti, one region includes:
- a CDS encoding DUF1289 domain-containing protein produces MKFNPCKGSDFCTESGSHCEGCGRSHVEIAETRNLIQGLVEFVRKQDYENPEDFAQFVSGSLVKKCLKF; encoded by the coding sequence ATGAAATTTAATCCATGTAAAGGTAGTGATTTTTGTACAGAATCTGGGTCGCATTGTGAAGGTTGCGGCAGGTCTCATGTGGAAATTGCGGAAACCAGAAATCTGATTCAAGGCCTGGTTGAGTTTGTGCGAAAACAAGATTATGAAAACCCCGAAGATTTTGCTCAGTTTGTCAGTGGGTCGCTGGTAAAAAAATGTCTGAAATTTTGA
- the dhaL gene encoding dihydroxyacetone kinase subunit DhaL, whose amino-acid sequence MQVTSDMLAELIKAASDTMAEHDAEVTELDKTLGDGDHVINIRRGLGFLVEQSEEISQLDWADAWKKMGMTCMSKIGGASGSLIGTFFVAMGKDAAGKTVDPVVFAQAFNAAVEAMKARGKSDAGEKTMLDTLIPVANYLTENCGKTELPALLAGLKETAIKGMESTKVMHATRGRSSFLGERSVGHIDAGARSTQLMICAIAETIEAKL is encoded by the coding sequence ATGCAAGTAACTTCAGATATGTTGGCTGAACTAATTAAAGCCGCGAGTGATACTATGGCAGAGCACGATGCAGAGGTAACTGAGCTGGATAAAACCCTTGGTGATGGTGATCATGTAATTAATATCCGTCGTGGACTTGGTTTTCTAGTCGAGCAAAGTGAAGAAATAAGCCAGTTAGATTGGGCTGATGCATGGAAAAAAATGGGCATGACCTGCATGAGCAAAATCGGTGGTGCTTCAGGTTCTTTAATAGGTACTTTTTTTGTTGCCATGGGAAAAGATGCGGCAGGAAAAACAGTTGATCCTGTGGTTTTTGCTCAAGCCTTTAATGCTGCAGTAGAAGCAATGAAAGCCCGCGGAAAATCAGATGCTGGTGAAAAAACAATGTTAGATACATTAATTCCGGTAGCTAACTATCTAACTGAAAACTGTGGTAAAACCGAGCTTCCTGCTTTATTGGCAGGACTTAAAGAAACGGCTATTAAAGGCATGGAGTCAACAAAAGTCATGCATGCAACACGAGGTCGTTCTTCATTCCTGGGTGAGCGCAGTGTGGGTCATATTGATGCTGGTGCAAGAAGTACGCAGTTAATGATTTGTGCAATTGCAGAAACAATAGAAGCGAAATTATAG
- a CDS encoding dihydroxyacetone kinase subunit DhaK, whose amino-acid sequence MKKFYNTIENLFNESIKGVAKAHQDILKLNPDPCYITRVAPTPKNKVVVISGGGAGHEPLHAGFVGKGMLDAACPGQTFTSPTPDQMMAAAEAVGTEAGVIYIVKNYAGDIMNFEIGAEMTDFPSESVIVADDVSLPKDHSTGRRGVAGTLIVEKMVGAAAENGADLATCKAIGDRVANSTASMGVALTSCTIPALGEPTFTLAEDEMEMGVGIHGERGIKTMKLGTATEIVAIIAKAIDDDLKPQKGQRILLHVNGLGATPPMEQYLIFDLACQYWEERGVIIERSLVGEYTTALDMAGVSITVTLLDDELIGLWDAPVHTANLRWGC is encoded by the coding sequence ATGAAAAAATTTTATAACACCATCGAAAACCTGTTTAACGAAAGTATAAAAGGTGTTGCGAAAGCACATCAAGACATTTTAAAGCTAAATCCTGACCCTTGCTACATCACTCGCGTAGCCCCTACTCCTAAAAATAAAGTAGTTGTTATTTCAGGCGGCGGCGCAGGACATGAGCCACTACATGCAGGCTTTGTTGGCAAAGGCATGCTGGATGCTGCTTGTCCAGGACAAACCTTTACCTCACCAACCCCTGACCAAATGATGGCTGCAGCTGAAGCAGTGGGCACCGAAGCGGGTGTGATATATATAGTAAAAAACTATGCGGGCGATATCATGAACTTCGAAATCGGCGCTGAAATGACCGACTTCCCTTCTGAATCAGTGATTGTTGCAGATGACGTATCTTTACCTAAAGATCACAGTACTGGTCGCCGCGGTGTTGCTGGAACATTAATTGTTGAAAAAATGGTTGGTGCGGCAGCTGAAAATGGCGCAGATCTGGCTACATGTAAAGCAATCGGTGACCGTGTTGCTAATAGTACTGCATCCATGGGTGTTGCATTAACAAGTTGCACTATTCCTGCGTTAGGAGAACCTACCTTTACACTTGCAGAAGATGAAATGGAAATGGGTGTCGGTATTCACGGTGAACGCGGCATTAAAACCATGAAACTGGGTACAGCTACTGAAATTGTTGCAATTATTGCCAAAGCGATTGACGATGATTTAAAGCCACAAAAAGGACAAAGAATCCTGCTACATGTTAATGGCCTGGGTGCTACTCCGCCAATGGAACAGTACTTAATCTTTGATTTAGCATGTCAATACTGGGAAGAACGTGGCGTTATTATTGAGCGTTCTTTGGTCGGTGAGTACACTACTGCCTTAGATATGGCAGGTGTTTCTATTACGGTTACTTTGTTAGATGATGAATTAATCGGATTATGGGATGCGCCTGTGCATACAGCTAATTTACGCTGGGGTTGCTAG
- a CDS encoding TRAP transporter small permease subunit — protein MSLLFSFFRRSTHSIDSLNEYVGRFVSWLTLVLVLVTFCIVLLRYLFDLSWVPMQESIIYLHGLVFMLGAAYTLKHDRHVRVDIVYQRCTPKVKAWIDLLGTLFLLLPVAGFILWSSWGYVMDSWDILESSRNSGGLPIIYLLKSCLLLMSGLLILQGLSIFMSKIVYLFAPGIKHG, from the coding sequence ATGTCCTTACTTTTTTCTTTTTTTCGGCGTAGTACGCATTCGATTGACTCTTTAAACGAGTATGTTGGTCGTTTTGTGTCCTGGTTGACCTTGGTCCTGGTTTTAGTGACATTTTGTATTGTGTTGCTGCGTTATCTATTTGATCTTAGCTGGGTACCGATGCAGGAGTCTATTATTTATCTGCATGGACTGGTATTTATGCTGGGAGCTGCGTATACACTAAAACATGATAGACATGTACGGGTTGATATTGTCTATCAGCGTTGTACGCCAAAAGTCAAAGCATGGATTGATTTATTGGGCACGCTGTTTTTATTGTTGCCTGTGGCTGGATTTATTCTCTGGAGCAGCTGGGGTTATGTAATGGATTCCTGGGATATATTAGAGAGTTCACGTAACTCAGGAGGCTTGCCTATTATCTATTTACTTAAATCCTGTTTGTTATTGATGTCTGGCTTGTTGATCTTACAGGGCTTGTCAATATTTATGAGCAAGATAGTCTACTTATTTGCACCGGGAATAAAGCATGGATAG
- a CDS encoding TRAP transporter large permease, translated as MDSYMALWMFLAVFVVLLSGYPVAFVLSGTALMFALLGLQLDTFDADFLTALPNRLFGIINNETLIAVPLFVFMGVMLERAKIAESLLEAMSELFGSLHGGLGLAVTIVGMLMAASTGIVGATVVTMGLLSLPTMLKSGYHPTISCGIICASGTLGQIIPPSIVLVLLGDVMSSAYQQAQLEMGVFAPETISVGDLFAGAILPGLLLVILYLIYITLTAWICPASMPKPKITERHQSGFYLRVCRSLLPPLMLILAVLGSIIGGLATPTEAASVGAMGALFLAFINKQLSKDILQEVMHNTTQITSMVFMILIGAALFSLVFRGFEGDELIVELLSDLPGGKFGALFMVMLVMFLLGFVLDFIEITFVIVPIVGPVLLAMGIDPVWLGIMIALNLQTSFLTPPFGFALFYLRGVAPAAVTTGQIYKGVIPFIIIQLLLLGILAYFPELATWLPSIIYA; from the coding sequence ATGGATAGTTATATGGCTCTATGGATGTTCCTTGCGGTCTTTGTGGTTTTATTGTCAGGTTATCCGGTTGCTTTCGTGCTCAGTGGGACGGCATTGATGTTTGCCTTATTAGGCCTGCAGCTGGATACTTTTGATGCAGATTTTTTAACGGCTTTGCCCAATCGTTTGTTTGGTATTATAAATAATGAAACGTTGATTGCCGTGCCCTTATTTGTCTTTATGGGGGTGATGCTGGAACGGGCAAAGATTGCTGAATCTTTACTGGAGGCAATGTCGGAATTATTTGGTTCCTTACATGGTGGACTGGGTTTGGCAGTAACAATTGTGGGCATGCTAATGGCGGCCAGTACAGGTATTGTCGGTGCTACTGTTGTGACTATGGGTCTATTGTCCTTACCGACCATGCTAAAGAGCGGTTATCACCCTACGATTTCCTGCGGTATTATCTGTGCCTCAGGCACATTGGGGCAAATTATTCCTCCTTCAATTGTTCTGGTATTACTAGGCGATGTTATGTCTTCAGCCTATCAGCAGGCACAATTAGAAATGGGAGTTTTCGCGCCTGAAACAATTTCTGTGGGGGATTTATTTGCCGGGGCCATATTACCAGGCTTGTTACTGGTAATATTGTATCTGATTTATATTACGCTAACAGCGTGGATATGCCCTGCCAGTATGCCAAAGCCGAAAATAACGGAGCGCCATCAATCAGGCTTTTATTTGCGTGTTTGTAGAAGCTTATTACCCCCCTTGATGTTGATATTAGCCGTATTAGGGTCAATCATTGGAGGCCTGGCAACTCCAACCGAAGCCGCTTCGGTAGGGGCTATGGGCGCTCTATTCTTGGCATTTATCAACAAGCAGTTAAGTAAAGACATTTTGCAAGAAGTAATGCACAACACAACTCAAATCACCAGCATGGTATTTATGATCCTGATTGGTGCTGCGCTCTTTTCTTTAGTGTTTAGAGGCTTTGAAGGTGATGAGCTGATTGTCGAACTACTGTCTGATTTACCGGGCGGGAAATTTGGTGCTCTGTTTATGGTCATGCTGGTGATGTTTTTACTCGGCTTTGTGTTGGACTTTATTGAGATCACTTTTGTTATTGTACCTATTGTTGGCCCGGTTTTATTAGCGATGGGTATTGACCCTGTATGGCTAGGCATTATGATTGCATTAAATTTACAAACCTCGTTTCTAACGCCGCCTTTTGGTTTTGCACTTTTTTACTTACGCGGTGTTGCCCCTGCCGCAGTGACAACCGGACAAATTTATAAAGGTGTTATACCTTTTATTATCATACAATTATTGTTGCTCGGAATATTGGCCTACTTTCCTGAGCTGGCAACCTGGTTACCTTCAATTATTTATGCTTGA
- the lptM gene encoding LPS translocon maturation chaperone LptM, protein MKNRRLLIFILFSVILNACGQQGPLFMPVEDEVIQSPPPIESDKQEAGTH, encoded by the coding sequence ATGAAAAACAGACGATTATTAATTTTTATATTATTTAGCGTTATATTAAACGCATGTGGCCAGCAAGGGCCTTTATTTATGCCGGTAGAAGATGAAGTGATACAAAGTCCGCCTCCAATAGAAAGCGACAAGCAAGAAGCAGGAACCCATTGA
- the lysA gene encoding diaminopimelate decarboxylase, which translates to MDYFNYREQRLFAEDVAVEDIITEYGSPCYIYSKATLERHWHAFDSAFGKQAHLICYAVKANSNIAILNTLALLGSGFDIVSLGELERVLAAQSDPKKVVFSGVGKREDEIRAALKVGIRCFNIEVQGELDRINQIAGELGVIAPVSFRVNPDVDAKTHPYISTGLKENKFGIDIEGALDEYRRAAAMPHIEIVGIDCHIGSQLIETRPFLDALERVLKIVNALKAEGIVLHHLDLGGGLGICYNDETPPEPAEYVAALLKGLGDNNLEILLEPGRAISGNAGILVTKVEYLKPTEYKNFAIVDAAMNDLVRPSLYGSWQAIIPVQLGSKEPENEWDVVGPVCETGDFLGKDRRLALSQGDLLAIRSSGAYGFTMSSNYNSRPRIAEIMVDGDRMHLIRERESVAQLWAGEHLL; encoded by the coding sequence ATGGATTATTTTAATTATCGTGAACAAAGGCTCTTTGCTGAAGATGTTGCTGTCGAGGACATCATCACCGAATACGGGTCACCATGCTATATTTATTCCAAAGCAACTTTAGAACGTCATTGGCATGCCTTTGATTCAGCCTTTGGTAAACAAGCACATTTGATTTGTTATGCGGTTAAAGCCAATTCCAATATTGCCATCTTAAATACCTTGGCGCTCTTGGGTTCTGGTTTTGATATTGTTTCATTGGGTGAGCTGGAGCGGGTGCTAGCTGCACAAAGTGATCCGAAAAAAGTGGTTTTTTCAGGTGTGGGTAAGCGTGAAGACGAAATTAGAGCAGCGTTAAAGGTTGGTATTCGTTGTTTTAATATTGAGGTACAAGGTGAACTGGATAGAATTAACCAGATAGCTGGCGAGTTAGGCGTGATAGCTCCTGTTTCTTTTCGGGTAAATCCGGATGTGGATGCGAAAACACATCCTTATATTTCAACTGGTTTAAAAGAAAATAAATTTGGTATTGACATAGAAGGAGCGCTGGATGAATATCGACGCGCAGCTGCAATGCCGCATATTGAAATTGTCGGCATTGATTGTCATATAGGTTCACAATTAATTGAAACACGGCCTTTCCTGGATGCTTTGGAGCGTGTATTGAAAATTGTTAATGCTTTAAAAGCTGAAGGAATTGTATTGCATCACTTAGATTTGGGCGGTGGTTTAGGTATTTGCTATAACGATGAAACTCCTCCTGAGCCTGCTGAATATGTTGCTGCTCTTTTAAAAGGGCTTGGCGATAATAATTTAGAGATTTTACTGGAGCCGGGGCGGGCTATTTCAGGAAATGCCGGTATTTTAGTCACTAAAGTCGAATATTTAAAACCTACCGAATATAAGAATTTTGCCATTGTCGATGCCGCGATGAATGATTTAGTGCGCCCATCATTATACGGCTCATGGCAAGCAATTATTCCAGTGCAGTTGGGGAGCAAGGAGCCAGAGAATGAGTGGGATGTAGTAGGCCCCGTATGTGAAACCGGCGATTTTCTGGGTAAAGATCGACGTTTGGCTCTAAGTCAGGGTGATTTATTGGCAATTCGATCTTCGGGAGCCTATGGTTTTACCATGAGTTCAAACTATAATTCTAGACCTAGAATCGCTGAGATTATGGTTGATGGTGATCGCATGCACTTAATAAGAGAGCGTGAAAGTGTCGCACAATTATGGGCTGGTGAGCATTTATTGTAG
- the dapF gene encoding diaminopimelate epimerase has product MIEFTKMHGLGNDFVVVDAIRQQISLTPEQIRFVANRHFGVGCDQLLLVENTLHSDADFRYRIFNADGSEVAQCGNGARCFARFIRDKKLSYKDTILVDTHAGQLLLTFDNDGLITVNMGIPLHEPTLIPLKTEQEEKLYTVMLNNVEKAFGAVSLGNPHAVLQVADVELAVVDEVGEALESHAFFPERVNIGFMQVIDRNKIKLRVFERGAGETLACGSGACAAVVIGIEQQLLANDVLVELPGGQLKISWQGRGNPVFMTGPAVSVFEGSIEL; this is encoded by the coding sequence ATAATTGAATTTACAAAAATGCATGGTCTGGGAAATGACTTTGTCGTGGTTGATGCTATTCGACAGCAGATTTCTCTAACGCCTGAACAGATTCGGTTTGTTGCTAATCGGCATTTCGGTGTGGGTTGTGATCAGTTGTTATTAGTTGAAAATACTCTGCATTCTGATGCAGACTTTCGCTATCGTATTTTCAATGCAGATGGGAGTGAAGTAGCACAATGTGGAAATGGTGCGCGTTGTTTCGCACGCTTTATCAGAGACAAAAAATTATCCTATAAAGATACTATTCTAGTAGATACTCATGCGGGGCAGTTGTTATTGACTTTTGATAATGATGGGTTAATCACGGTCAATATGGGGATACCACTGCATGAGCCCACGCTAATTCCGCTTAAAACAGAGCAGGAAGAAAAGTTGTATACTGTGATGCTTAATAATGTAGAAAAAGCCTTTGGAGCAGTGTCTTTAGGTAATCCACATGCAGTATTGCAAGTGGCTGATGTGGAGCTAGCTGTTGTAGACGAAGTCGGTGAAGCGCTGGAAAGTCATGCTTTTTTTCCCGAGAGAGTGAATATCGGCTTTATGCAGGTAATCGATCGAAATAAGATAAAATTGCGTGTTTTTGAGCGAGGGGCAGGAGAAACTTTGGCCTGTGGTAGTGGGGCCTGCGCCGCAGTTGTTATTGGTATAGAACAACAGCTATTAGCGAATGATGTGCTGGTTGAGCTACCGGGAGGGCAGCTTAAAATCAGTTGGCAAGGTCGCGGTAACCCTGTTTTTATGACTGGACCGGCAGTCAGTGTTTTTGAAGGAAGTATCGAGTTATGA
- a CDS encoding DUF484 family protein yields the protein MSELSSMEVEAYLKQHPDFFHEHLELLEHISIPHPSGDAVSLISKQLELFRIRHYEMETQLNGLIEIARENDNSANKMHELILAVLEADTLETAIENLNVVMAECFLTDFFAVRIISADQSNNALADLFVDPESAELTHFITELNSNQANCGRPTLAQSRFLFGENALEVKSCVIIPMAYTEIEGLVAIGSREEDRFHYSMGHLFLTQISEIIGTRFAALLKNATV from the coding sequence ATGAGTGAATTGAGTTCAATGGAAGTGGAGGCTTATTTGAAACAGCATCCAGACTTTTTTCATGAACATTTAGAGTTATTAGAGCATATCAGTATTCCGCACCCGAGTGGTGACGCTGTGTCATTGATTTCTAAGCAATTAGAATTATTTCGTATCCGACATTATGAAATGGAAACCCAGCTAAATGGACTGATTGAAATCGCCAGAGAAAACGATAATTCTGCTAATAAAATGCACGAACTAATTTTGGCCGTGCTAGAAGCGGATACGCTGGAAACAGCGATTGAAAATTTGAATGTGGTTATGGCTGAATGCTTTTTAACTGATTTTTTTGCCGTCAGGATTATTAGCGCTGACCAGAGTAATAATGCATTGGCGGATTTATTTGTCGATCCTGAAAGTGCAGAGCTAACACATTTTATTACTGAATTAAATAGTAATCAGGCTAACTGCGGTCGACCCACTTTGGCACAGTCCAGATTTTTGTTTGGTGAAAATGCACTCGAAGTAAAGTCATGCGTTATTATTCCTATGGCGTATACTGAAATTGAAGGTTTGGTTGCAATCGGCAGCCGTGAAGAAGACCGCTTCCATTACAGTATGGGGCATTTATTTCTAACGCAAATAAGTGAGATTATTGGAACGCGTTTCGCAGCGTTGTTAAAGAACGCGACAGTATGA
- the xerC gene encoding tyrosine recombinase XerC, with translation MLEQARQQVADFLQQIKFARRVSEHTVNNYQRDLKRLSSFCDKHMISDWVALSSADILKHIAERHRAGLCSKSLQRELSAIRSFYLFLMKTGQADNNPAQHVKAPKQARKLPKTLDVDQVSALLDAGTNSVLELRDVAMFELFYSSGLRLNELSSLNLADIDVYDKQLTVVKGKGGKTRLLPVGSKAIQALQKWLKARPAVNENERALFTSTQGKRLGNRSIQLRLKQWCIKKGIPESVHPHMLRHSFATHLLETSQDLRAVQELLGHENISTTQIYTHLDFQHLAEVYDRSHPRAKKSSK, from the coding sequence ATGCTAGAGCAAGCCAGGCAACAAGTCGCTGACTTTTTACAGCAGATAAAATTCGCAAGGCGTGTTTCTGAGCATACAGTGAATAACTATCAGAGGGATTTAAAGCGCTTGAGCAGTTTTTGTGACAAGCATATGATATCGGACTGGGTGGCGTTGAGTTCTGCAGATATTCTTAAGCATATAGCTGAGCGACATCGTGCGGGTTTATGCAGTAAAAGCCTGCAGCGTGAACTTTCTGCGATAAGAAGTTTTTATTTATTTTTGATGAAAACCGGTCAGGCAGACAATAATCCGGCGCAACATGTAAAAGCACCAAAACAAGCAAGGAAACTTCCTAAAACTCTTGATGTAGATCAAGTAAGTGCGTTATTGGATGCTGGTACGAATTCTGTGCTAGAACTGCGTGATGTGGCAATGTTTGAGTTATTTTACTCATCTGGACTGCGATTGAATGAACTGAGTTCATTAAATCTGGCGGATATAGATGTTTATGATAAGCAATTAACGGTGGTGAAGGGTAAAGGCGGGAAAACGCGGTTGTTACCCGTTGGAAGCAAGGCAATACAGGCGTTACAGAAATGGCTTAAAGCACGGCCGGCGGTAAATGAAAATGAACGTGCATTGTTCACAAGTACGCAAGGGAAACGTCTAGGAAATCGCAGTATACAGTTGCGTTTAAAGCAATGGTGTATTAAAAAAGGCATTCCCGAATCAGTCCATCCGCATATGTTACGTCATTCTTTTGCTACACATTTGCTGGAAACCAGTCAGGATTTAAGAGCAGTGCAAGAATTGCTGGGACATGAAAATATTAGTACCACACAAATTTATACACATCTGGATTTTCAACATCTAGCCGAAGTGTATGATCGCTCACATCCGCGTGCTAAAAAATCCAGCAAATGA
- a CDS encoding DUF2333 family protein: MAASDFSHEAETKGFTWFLGVLGAISVIVIIVLSGYWSIEPKTFDVMAEAKGRQEAEGLDHMPNGYVFANTLVHIAETLLYKPGGYLTNDVGVPGILLDNIPSWEYGALIMLRDGASALRNHLARAQSQSAEDPDLARAEPYFYYERNSWALPSTEAEYEKGIAALHAYMNRLAEPEHKNPGHFYSRADNLWQYVEIIIKRLGGISTRLSASTDRYEAYDIKQEKSAAISQTSWLKLDDEFWQARGSCWALLHILKAIKYDFRLILEDKRAMDTVEIMIHEMENALAPITSPVILNGDGYGISANYSLAMASYVSRASAAALDLRDVMNRG; encoded by the coding sequence ATGGCAGCCAGCGATTTTTCGCATGAAGCAGAGACGAAGGGATTCACATGGTTTCTCGGTGTTCTTGGTGCAATTTCGGTCATTGTTATTATCGTACTGTCTGGTTACTGGAGTATTGAGCCTAAAACTTTCGATGTCATGGCTGAAGCAAAGGGGCGCCAGGAGGCAGAGGGGCTTGATCATATGCCTAATGGTTATGTGTTTGCAAATACCTTAGTGCATATTGCCGAAACATTACTCTATAAGCCAGGGGGCTATCTTACCAATGATGTTGGTGTGCCAGGCATTCTGCTCGATAATATTCCGAGTTGGGAATATGGTGCATTGATTATGTTGCGTGACGGGGCTTCTGCATTAAGAAATCATCTGGCGCGGGCACAATCACAATCAGCGGAAGACCCTGATTTGGCCAGAGCCGAGCCGTATTTTTATTATGAACGTAATTCATGGGCTCTACCTTCTACCGAAGCGGAATATGAAAAAGGGATTGCGGCACTGCATGCCTATATGAATCGTTTAGCAGAACCGGAACATAAAAACCCGGGGCACTTTTATTCCAGGGCAGATAACTTATGGCAATATGTAGAGATTATTATCAAGCGTCTGGGCGGTATTTCAACTCGTCTGAGTGCCAGTACTGATCGCTATGAAGCATATGATATTAAACAAGAAAAATCAGCCGCGATTTCACAGACCAGCTGGTTGAAGCTGGATGATGAATTTTGGCAGGCACGAGGTTCTTGCTGGGCATTGCTACATATATTAAAAGCCATTAAATATGATTTTAGATTGATTTTGGAAGATAAACGCGCAATGGATACTGTAGAAATTATGATACATGAAATGGAAAATGCCTTGGCACCGATTACCAGTCCAGTTATTTTGAATGGTGATGGCTACGGTATTTCTGCTAATTATTCATTGGCAATGGCAAGTTATGTATCGCGTGCAAGCGCCGCGGCACTTGATTTACGCGACGTAATGAATAGAGGTTAA
- a CDS encoding DUF4389 domain-containing protein: MKEELHDNLKQVSTWKRIGFILVFAVIAGVVRTLIWVIVLLQIASALITGDTNQHILGFGQKLAAYLYHIMLFMTFNTDTVPFPFSDWELTEEAIKSRDLVAKE; encoded by the coding sequence ATGAAAGAAGAGTTACACGACAATCTTAAACAGGTTAGCACCTGGAAACGTATAGGTTTCATTCTTGTTTTTGCAGTTATAGCGGGTGTTGTACGAACCTTGATCTGGGTTATTGTGTTATTGCAAATTGCCTCAGCTTTAATTACTGGAGATACTAATCAGCACATTTTAGGCTTCGGTCAAAAATTAGCAGCGTATTTGTATCATATTATGTTGTTTATGACCTTTAATACTGACACAGTACCTTTCCCTTTTTCCGATTGGGAGTTAACAGAAGAAGCTATTAAAAGCAGGGATTTAGTCGCTAAGGAATAG
- the dinB gene encoding DNA polymerase IV, whose amino-acid sequence MSVSLRKIIHLDMDAFFAAVEQRDNSKYQNKPIIVGGAPDSRGVVATCNYEARKYGIHSAMPSSRAFSLCPKAIFVKPRFAIYKEVSFAIRQIFYQYTALVEPVSLDEAYLDVSHSELCQGSATRIAQTIKQQILSEVGLVASAGISYNKFLAKIASDMDKPDGLYLITPEQGQDFVARLPIGKFHGVGKATERKMHDLGIKNGADLKQFSLPVLQQNFGKSALFFFNIAQGIDERPIRVDRESKSIGTETTYSQDLVQSNEIYQQLTELLNKALLKVYAKKLYARTLTIKVKYHNFQQITRSLTFNKPIKSQLAAESVFKQLLCKDRIGESKIRLLGITLSTLEKQTDYYQQMDLFD is encoded by the coding sequence ATGTCTGTCTCGTTGCGTAAAATCATTCACCTGGATATGGATGCGTTTTTTGCAGCGGTAGAGCAGCGGGATAATTCAAAATATCAGAACAAACCAATAATTGTCGGTGGTGCACCTGATAGCAGGGGCGTTGTTGCCACATGTAATTATGAAGCAAGAAAATACGGCATTCATTCTGCTATGCCATCATCCCGAGCGTTTAGCTTGTGTCCCAAAGCTATTTTTGTAAAGCCCCGGTTTGCTATTTATAAAGAAGTTTCATTCGCTATCCGTCAAATATTTTATCAATACACGGCCCTCGTGGAGCCTGTATCACTGGATGAAGCTTACCTGGATGTCAGTCATTCAGAACTATGTCAGGGGTCTGCAACACGCATCGCACAAACCATAAAGCAACAGATTTTATCCGAGGTCGGATTAGTTGCATCGGCAGGTATTTCCTATAATAAGTTTTTGGCAAAAATAGCCTCTGATATGGATAAACCAGATGGGCTATATTTGATAACACCAGAGCAAGGCCAAGATTTCGTTGCACGATTGCCTATTGGAAAGTTTCATGGTGTGGGTAAAGCGACTGAACGAAAAATGCATGATCTAGGCATAAAAAATGGTGCAGACCTTAAACAGTTTTCTTTGCCTGTTTTACAGCAGAATTTTGGTAAATCCGCATTGTTTTTCTTTAATATTGCACAAGGGATTGATGAAAGGCCTATTCGAGTCGATCGTGAAAGTAAATCCATAGGCACGGAAACTACCTATAGTCAGGATCTTGTGCAGAGTAATGAAATTTATCAACAGCTAACTGAGTTACTGAATAAGGCTTTGCTCAAAGTATATGCAAAAAAGTTGTATGCGCGTACTTTGACAATTAAAGTAAAATATCACAATTTTCAGCAAATTACTCGAAGCCTGACTTTTAATAAACCCATTAAAAGCCAACTAGCTGCTGAATCTGTATTTAAGCAATTGTTATGCAAAGACCGTATAGGCGAGAGTAAAATACGCTTATTAGGAATTACCTTGTCAACTCTGGAAAAGCAAACAGACTACTATCAGCAAATGGATTTATTTGATTAG